Within the candidate division WOR-3 bacterium genome, the region TTTATCTCTTCGGCTCTCGCGGACGAGCCGATGAAAACACCGAAAGCGATTATGATTTCGGAGTTTTGTTGCACCCTGAAATAAACCCTTCAAAATATAGCGAAATCAAGTTTTCTCT harbors:
- a CDS encoding nucleotidyltransferase domain-containing protein, which encodes MNLKNIFSRYPIITVYLFGSRGRADENTESDYDFGVLLHPEINPSKYSEIKFSL